Proteins from a genomic interval of Nocardia sp. BMG51109:
- a CDS encoding cytochrome P450 → MAFTETRSASLYPSRWLPTFLRWHRTRVSWWQSWKLALAVLPRLRDKTVVEYINELPGQDDVMVARVPFLKLVIVRSPELARQVLISNQNNYAKSAEYDMLAVAFGRGLVTDLDDQRWMRNRRLVQPVFGRRNLDRFAGPMTAAAGDAAARIMELSRGGAPVDINAEMNRLTLDVVARTMFGTDLSGPMTEVRLSSLLRYFGVGFVTNLSRPIRAMSTWVLRHGPHPEAAENPRLPMRVMRVLSWVLAPRAMRDLRHVEGVVDGLIADHRGGRITRTDNLLALLMEARDPETGYAYTDEEIHDELMTFIGAGMETTATALAWAWYLLGRNPDVRQRLYDELETVLGGRTPTAEDVDRLPWTKAVVAETMRVYPPILGLARVAIGDDVLGGYPIKAGTTISIALHGLHYNDRVWDNPELFDPTRYLAENLRPAQKHASLPFGAGKRMCVASGFATMEAVLALATVTQRIELNPHDDKPVRRQFSFTGGPDDPILMDPVRRDTRRTELPA, encoded by the coding sequence ATGGCGTTCACCGAAACTCGCAGCGCATCGCTGTATCCGTCGCGCTGGTTGCCGACGTTCCTCCGCTGGCACCGCACCCGGGTGTCGTGGTGGCAGTCGTGGAAGCTGGCACTGGCGGTGCTGCCCCGGCTGCGGGACAAGACGGTCGTGGAGTACATCAACGAGCTCCCCGGACAGGACGACGTCATGGTGGCGCGGGTGCCGTTCCTGAAGCTGGTGATCGTGCGCAGCCCGGAACTGGCGCGGCAGGTGCTGATCTCGAATCAGAACAACTACGCCAAGAGCGCCGAATACGACATGCTGGCAGTCGCTTTCGGCCGCGGTCTCGTGACCGATCTCGACGACCAGCGCTGGATGCGCAATCGCCGGCTGGTGCAGCCCGTCTTCGGCAGGCGCAACCTCGATCGGTTCGCCGGCCCGATGACCGCCGCCGCGGGCGATGCCGCCGCGCGGATCATGGAGCTGAGCCGCGGGGGAGCGCCGGTCGACATCAACGCCGAGATGAACCGGCTGACCCTGGATGTCGTGGCCCGCACCATGTTCGGCACCGATCTGTCCGGCCCGATGACGGAGGTGCGGTTGTCGTCGCTGCTGCGCTACTTCGGCGTCGGCTTCGTGACGAACCTGAGCCGGCCGATCCGCGCCATGTCGACCTGGGTGCTGAGGCACGGCCCGCACCCGGAGGCCGCCGAGAACCCGCGGCTGCCGATGCGGGTGATGCGCGTGCTGAGCTGGGTGCTGGCACCGCGGGCGATGCGCGATCTGCGGCACGTCGAGGGCGTGGTCGACGGGCTGATCGCCGACCATCGCGGCGGCCGGATCACCCGCACGGACAACCTGCTGGCCCTGCTGATGGAGGCTCGCGATCCCGAAACCGGGTACGCCTACACCGACGAGGAGATCCACGACGAGCTGATGACCTTCATCGGCGCCGGTATGGAAACCACGGCCACGGCGCTGGCTTGGGCGTGGTACCTGCTCGGCCGGAATCCCGATGTGCGGCAGCGCCTCTACGACGAACTCGAGACCGTGCTGGGCGGGCGCACGCCCACCGCGGAGGACGTCGATCGGCTGCCGTGGACGAAAGCCGTTGTCGCGGAGACCATGCGGGTGTATCCGCCGATCCTCGGCCTGGCGCGGGTGGCGATCGGTGACGACGTCCTCGGCGGCTACCCGATCAAGGCGGGCACCACGATCTCGATCGCCCTGCACGGCTTGCACTACAACGACCGGGTCTGGGACAACCCCGAACTCTTCGACCCCACCCGCTACCTGGCCGAGAACCTGCGGCCGGCGCAGAAGCACGCGTCGCTGCCGTTCGGCGCGGGCAAGCGGATGTGCGTCGCCTCCGGCTTCGCCACCATGGAGGCGGTGCTCGCGCTGGCGACGGTGACGCAGCGGATCGAGCTGAACCCCCACGACGACAAGCCGGTCCGGCGGCAGTTCTCGTTCACCGGCGGTCCGGACGACCCGATCCTGATGGATCCGGTGCGCCGTGACACGCGTCGCACGGAGCTGCCCGCGTAG
- a CDS encoding SDR family oxidoreductase: MDGQRIALVTGASRGIGAQTARILAARGDHVVLNYREKQRRAQQLADDIGAAGGSASIAGADLSDEAAARSLVDDVVRRFGKLDVLVLNASGGLEQGAPADYAMAINRDAQLRLVRFALPHLRSGARIVFVTSHQAHFHGRKPVPEAYEPIAASKRAGEDALRALVPEFSSRGIGFTVVSGDMIDGTIIVRLLRRRDPDAVAARAEHGPLPTVEEFATAVADATEAAAEPGHTVYIGGTDYLIRH, translated from the coding sequence GTGGATGGGCAGCGAATCGCGCTGGTGACCGGGGCGTCTCGCGGGATCGGTGCGCAGACCGCCCGGATCCTCGCGGCACGGGGTGACCATGTGGTGCTCAACTACCGCGAGAAACAAAGGCGCGCACAGCAACTCGCCGACGATATCGGGGCGGCCGGTGGCAGCGCATCGATCGCCGGGGCGGATCTGTCCGACGAAGCGGCGGCACGATCGCTCGTCGACGACGTGGTGCGACGGTTCGGGAAGCTGGATGTGCTGGTGCTCAACGCTTCCGGAGGACTGGAACAGGGCGCTCCAGCCGACTACGCGATGGCGATCAACCGCGACGCACAGCTTCGACTGGTGCGATTCGCGTTGCCGCACCTACGATCCGGGGCGCGTATCGTCTTCGTCACCAGCCATCAGGCCCATTTCCACGGCCGCAAGCCGGTCCCGGAGGCCTACGAGCCGATCGCGGCGAGCAAGCGGGCCGGTGAGGATGCGCTGCGCGCGTTGGTACCCGAATTCAGCTCGCGCGGTATCGGTTTCACGGTGGTGTCCGGTGATATGATCGACGGTACGATCATCGTCCGGCTGCTGCGGCGTCGCGATCCGGACGCCGTCGCCGCCCGCGCCGAGCACGGCCCGCTGCCGACGGTCGAGGAGTTCGCCACCGCGGTCGCCGACGCCACCGAGGCGGCCGCCGAGCCCGGGCACACGGTGTACATCGGCGGCACCGACTACCTGATTCGGCACTGA
- a CDS encoding helix-turn-helix domain-containing protein, with product MRSARRAGARPGDPAPIHAAMDLLGQRWMLRVVWELEPGPIGFLELRRRMGNCSSSMLSVRLQNLQAAGLAVKRPDKAYELTAAGAELATALHSLWNWSRHRLGGGGGPAE from the coding sequence ATGAGAAGCGCAAGACGGGCCGGCGCGCGGCCGGGGGATCCCGCGCCGATCCACGCGGCAATGGACCTGCTCGGTCAGCGCTGGATGCTGCGCGTCGTCTGGGAGCTCGAGCCGGGGCCGATCGGCTTCCTGGAACTGCGCCGCCGCATGGGTAACTGCTCGTCGAGCATGCTGTCGGTACGGCTGCAGAACCTGCAGGCCGCCGGTCTGGCCGTGAAGCGGCCCGACAAGGCGTACGAGCTGACCGCCGCCGGAGCGGAACTCGCCACCGCCCTGCACTCGCTGTGGAACTGGTCGCGGCACCGGCTCGGCGGCGGGGGCGGCCCTGCCGAGTAA
- a CDS encoding metal-dependent hydrolase, whose amino-acid sequence MKLLPFRARRGPMDPGEVALQARNVRFDWRETPLHWMPAEPIASHLINALNLLLPEGERMFCRTFSEALPLVKDEKLREQMLGFIGQESMHAETHNGVLDEVLSAHGIDVEPYVRQMEFLFRETLGPRADDNARAQFQALVERLGFIATLEHFFAFLGDWVLNADLERFGADPNVLDLFRWHGAEEVEHRFVAHEVAEYFDVGYVRRCALMLVVFPIFLSLVLRGTKYLVHEDSSLPDMRYPRLVAKVFASMWRGALPGVPSLLWSALSVFQPGYTPAAVGSTAQAVAYLAKSPAARATAS is encoded by the coding sequence ATGAAGTTACTGCCCTTTCGCGCGCGCCGCGGCCCGATGGATCCGGGTGAGGTGGCCCTGCAGGCGCGCAATGTGCGGTTCGACTGGCGCGAGACGCCATTGCACTGGATGCCGGCCGAGCCGATCGCCTCGCACCTGATCAACGCGCTGAACCTGCTGCTGCCCGAGGGCGAGCGGATGTTCTGCCGCACGTTCTCCGAGGCGCTTCCGCTGGTCAAGGACGAGAAACTGCGCGAGCAGATGCTCGGTTTCATCGGCCAGGAGTCGATGCACGCCGAGACCCACAACGGGGTGCTCGACGAGGTGCTGTCGGCGCACGGCATCGATGTCGAGCCGTACGTGCGGCAGATGGAGTTCCTGTTCCGCGAGACGCTCGGGCCCCGTGCCGACGACAACGCCCGCGCGCAGTTCCAGGCGCTGGTGGAGCGCCTGGGCTTCATCGCCACGCTCGAGCATTTCTTCGCCTTCCTCGGCGACTGGGTGCTCAACGCCGATCTCGAGCGGTTCGGCGCCGACCCGAACGTGCTGGACCTGTTCCGCTGGCACGGTGCGGAGGAGGTCGAGCACCGCTTCGTCGCCCACGAGGTCGCCGAGTACTTCGACGTCGGCTACGTCCGGCGCTGCGCGCTGATGCTGGTGGTCTTCCCGATCTTCCTGTCGCTGGTGTTGCGCGGGACGAAATATCTTGTGCACGAGGACTCCTCGCTTCCCGACATGCGGTACCCGCGGCTGGTCGCGAAGGTCTTCGCGTCGATGTGGCGCGGTGCGCTGCCCGGTGTCCCGTCATTACTGTGGAGCGCACTGTCGGTCTTCCAGCCCGGCTACACCCCGGCGGCGGTCGGCTCCACCGCACAGGCCGTCGCCTACCTGGCCAAGTCGCCGGCGGCGCGGGCGACGGCGTCGTGA
- a CDS encoding PDR/VanB family oxidoreductase: MTVRRPAPSEPPVDLYGRRRPDRAMRVFHAVAETRFRWTTLINRKDPAGRVDDRRLDLTVVQRRVEAHDTDVVSLLLAAPDGRALPPWRPGAHLDVELPSGRLRQYSLCGDPADRHGYRIAVRRIPGGGGGSREVHDALRIGSRVTVRGPRNAFPFVPPGYGSDSARVHFVAGGIGVTPILPMVRMAHRLGIDWSMVYAGRSRDTLPFLDEIDSFGGRVTVRTDDEHGLPIAADLLPGVGPDTAVYCCGPVPMTALVAEGVRTLPGVELHSERFSAPPVVDGKPFTIELARTGEVIEVPADRSALEEVLAVRPDTAYSCRQGFCRTCAVRVLSGVVDHRDTVLTPEERADGELLICVSRCAGERLVLDL, from the coding sequence GTGACCGTCCGGCGTCCCGCGCCGTCCGAGCCGCCGGTCGATCTGTACGGCCGCCGCCGGCCGGACCGCGCGATGCGGGTGTTCCATGCCGTCGCCGAGACCCGTTTCCGATGGACGACCTTGATCAACCGGAAGGATCCCGCGGGCCGCGTGGACGATCGGCGGCTGGACCTGACGGTCGTGCAGCGCCGCGTCGAGGCTCACGACACCGACGTCGTGAGCCTGCTGCTCGCCGCGCCCGATGGCCGCGCGCTGCCGCCGTGGCGGCCCGGCGCGCATCTGGACGTGGAACTGCCGTCGGGACGGCTGCGCCAGTACTCGCTGTGCGGCGACCCGGCCGACCGGCACGGCTATCGGATCGCGGTGCGTCGCATTCCCGGCGGTGGCGGCGGTTCGCGCGAGGTGCACGACGCACTGCGGATCGGCAGCCGGGTGACGGTCCGGGGTCCGCGCAACGCCTTCCCGTTCGTGCCGCCGGGGTACGGATCCGACTCCGCCCGAGTGCATTTCGTGGCCGGCGGCATCGGCGTGACACCGATCCTGCCGATGGTGCGGATGGCGCATCGGCTCGGTATCGACTGGTCGATGGTGTACGCCGGGCGCAGCCGCGACACCCTCCCCTTCCTCGACGAGATCGACAGCTTCGGCGGCCGGGTGACCGTGCGCACCGACGACGAGCACGGCCTGCCCATCGCGGCGGACCTGCTGCCGGGCGTCGGGCCCGACACCGCGGTCTACTGCTGCGGTCCGGTGCCGATGACCGCGCTGGTCGCGGAGGGCGTGCGGACCCTGCCCGGCGTCGAACTGCACTCCGAACGGTTCTCCGCGCCGCCGGTGGTCGACGGCAAGCCGTTCACGATCGAGCTGGCCCGCACCGGTGAGGTGATCGAGGTACCGGCCGACCGTTCGGCGCTGGAGGAGGTGCTGGCGGTGCGTCCGGACACCGCGTACTCCTGCCGTCAGGGCTTCTGCCGCACCTGCGCCGTGCGGGTGCTGTCCGGCGTGGTCGACCACCGCGACACGGTGCTCACCCCCGAGGAACGTGCCGACGGGGAGCTGCTGATCTGCGTATCCCGCTGTGCCGGTGAACGTCTCGTACTGGATCTCTAG
- a CDS encoding SDR family oxidoreductase, with product MTDERPFADVERTVRSGEFELAVYEYGAPNAETVVLVHGWPDDHHLWDRVVPLLANRFHVVAYDTRGHGRSTRTARTQDYRLDRFAADFFAVADAVSPDEPVHVLAHDWGSVEMWEAVCEPRAADRIASFTSVSGPNLDHMGKWMRAKLSRGAMWGPFTQLLSSTYTFLFMTPGVPKVVLRPLSMEKVWQRFVGLMNETSPRNVALGPTFRADFFDGMRIYRANILQRVLNPRERRTEVPVQLIIARRDVAVRPAGYADTRQWAPRLWRREVGGGHWLPFSHPELLATATTELVESIGGGPQARGLRRAEVGRERRPFGDNLVVITGGGSGIGRETALEFARRGAEIVLSDLDLEAAKQTAELVTAAGGVAHTYELDVSDETAVAEHAAIVLAAHGVPDILINNAGIGQAGDFFATSAAEFDRVMRVNLGGVVNGCRTFGAAMAERGLGGHIVNLSSMAAYTPQRGFSAYSTSKSAVFMFSDCLRAELAGKGIEVHTICPGIVHTNIVAATRFSGLSAEEEADRQTRYDDLYRMRGYGPEKVAAQIVQAVERGRAVVPVTPEAHLRYHFHRFAPALDRFLAARVKLT from the coding sequence GTGACCGATGAGAGGCCCTTTGCGGATGTCGAGCGGACCGTGCGCAGCGGCGAATTCGAGCTTGCCGTCTACGAATACGGCGCACCGAACGCCGAGACCGTGGTGCTGGTGCACGGCTGGCCCGACGACCACCATCTGTGGGACCGGGTTGTCCCGTTGCTGGCCAACCGCTTTCACGTCGTAGCCTACGACACCCGCGGGCACGGCCGGTCCACCCGTACTGCGCGCACGCAGGACTATCGCCTGGACCGGTTCGCCGCCGACTTCTTCGCCGTCGCCGACGCCGTGAGCCCGGATGAGCCCGTGCACGTGCTCGCGCACGATTGGGGTTCGGTCGAGATGTGGGAGGCGGTGTGCGAGCCGCGCGCCGCCGATCGCATCGCGTCGTTCACCTCGGTGTCCGGGCCGAACCTCGACCATATGGGAAAGTGGATGCGCGCCAAACTGTCTCGCGGCGCGATGTGGGGTCCGTTCACGCAGCTGCTCTCGTCCACGTACACCTTCCTGTTCATGACACCCGGTGTGCCGAAGGTGGTGCTGCGGCCGCTGTCGATGGAGAAGGTCTGGCAGCGTTTCGTCGGGCTGATGAACGAAACCTCCCCGCGGAACGTCGCATTGGGCCCGACGTTCCGTGCGGACTTCTTCGACGGGATGCGGATCTACCGCGCCAATATCCTGCAGCGCGTGCTGAACCCCCGGGAGCGCCGCACCGAGGTCCCGGTGCAGCTGATCATCGCGCGCCGCGATGTCGCGGTGCGGCCCGCGGGATACGCCGACACCCGGCAGTGGGCGCCGCGACTGTGGCGGCGCGAGGTCGGCGGAGGCCACTGGCTGCCGTTCTCGCATCCGGAACTATTGGCCACGGCCACAACCGAACTCGTCGAATCGATCGGCGGCGGTCCGCAGGCGCGGGGGCTGCGGCGGGCCGAGGTGGGCCGGGAACGCCGTCCGTTCGGCGACAACCTGGTGGTGATCACCGGCGGCGGCAGCGGAATCGGCCGCGAGACGGCGCTGGAGTTCGCGCGGCGCGGTGCCGAAATCGTCCTGTCGGACCTCGATCTCGAGGCGGCGAAACAGACCGCCGAACTCGTCACGGCCGCCGGGGGTGTCGCGCACACGTACGAGCTGGACGTCTCCGACGAGACCGCCGTGGCCGAGCACGCCGCCATCGTGCTCGCCGCACACGGCGTGCCCGACATCCTGATCAACAACGCGGGCATCGGTCAGGCCGGCGATTTCTTCGCCACCAGCGCGGCCGAATTCGACCGGGTGATGCGGGTGAACCTCGGGGGAGTGGTCAACGGCTGCCGCACCTTCGGCGCCGCGATGGCCGAACGCGGTCTCGGCGGGCACATCGTGAACCTGTCCAGCATGGCCGCCTACACCCCGCAGCGCGGGTTCAGCGCGTACTCGACCAGCAAGTCGGCGGTGTTCATGTTCTCCGACTGCCTGCGCGCCGAACTGGCCGGCAAGGGCATCGAGGTGCACACCATCTGCCCCGGCATCGTGCACACCAATATTGTTGCCGCGACCAGGTTTTCGGGCCTCTCCGCCGAGGAGGAGGCCGACAGGCAGACCCGGTACGACGACCTCTACCGGATGCGCGGCTACGGCCCGGAGAAGGTGGCCGCCCAGATCGTCCAGGCCGTCGAACGCGGCCGCGCGGTCGTCCCCGTCACCCCGGAGGCCCATCTCCGATACCACTTCCACCGGTTCGCCCCCGCCCTGGACCGTTTCCTCGCGGCACGGGTGAAGCTGACGTAG
- a CDS encoding TerC family protein, producing the protein MSPTDTVLAASIQTIGTPWLWTATILGVIALLVLDFVVTRKPHEVSMREAVGWTIFYIALPVVFGLVIWAAYGGTPGTEFFTGYVLEKSLSVDNLFVFMLLLSAFAVPAALAQRVLLFGIVGALVLRGIFIALGAAALASLDWAFLLFGAILLVTAAKLLVDTARGNDQHVDISSMRSVRLLRKLMPVTDDYHGTRMTVREAGKRALTPLALVVAAVMGTDVVFAVDSVPAVYGVTGDPYLVFATNAFALLGLRALYFVLQAALSRLVHLAYGLAIILAFIGVKLVLHWAHGTWEQVPTIPTVASLGVIVVVLAIVTVTSLRATRGAGEVDSATTTPQS; encoded by the coding sequence ATGAGCCCTACCGACACCGTTCTCGCAGCGTCCATCCAGACCATCGGCACACCCTGGTTATGGACCGCCACCATCCTCGGTGTTATCGCGCTGCTGGTACTCGACTTCGTCGTCACCCGCAAGCCGCACGAGGTGTCGATGCGCGAGGCCGTCGGATGGACGATCTTCTACATCGCCCTGCCCGTCGTCTTCGGGCTCGTCATCTGGGCCGCGTACGGCGGCACGCCCGGGACCGAATTCTTCACCGGCTACGTGCTGGAGAAATCGCTGTCGGTCGACAACCTGTTCGTCTTCATGCTGCTGCTGTCGGCCTTCGCCGTGCCGGCGGCGCTGGCACAGCGGGTGCTGCTGTTCGGCATCGTCGGCGCGCTGGTGCTGCGCGGCATCTTCATCGCCCTGGGCGCCGCCGCGCTCGCCTCGCTCGACTGGGCGTTCCTGCTGTTCGGCGCGATCCTGCTGGTGACGGCGGCGAAGTTGCTGGTCGACACCGCTCGCGGGAACGACCAGCACGTCGACATCTCGAGCATGCGATCGGTGCGACTACTGCGCAAGCTGATGCCGGTGACCGACGACTACCACGGCACCCGCATGACCGTGCGCGAGGCCGGCAAGCGCGCCCTGACGCCGCTGGCGCTGGTGGTCGCCGCCGTGATGGGTACCGACGTGGTCTTCGCCGTCGATTCGGTGCCCGCCGTGTACGGCGTCACCGGCGACCCGTACCTGGTGTTCGCCACCAACGCGTTCGCGCTGCTCGGACTGCGGGCGCTGTACTTCGTGCTGCAGGCGGCACTGTCGCGGCTGGTGCATCTGGCCTACGGGTTGGCGATCATCCTGGCGTTCATCGGCGTGAAGCTGGTGTTGCACTGGGCGCACGGCACCTGGGAGCAGGTCCCGACGATCCCGACCGTGGCCTCGCTGGGTGTGATCGTGGTGGTGCTCGCCATCGTGACCGTGACCAGCCTGCGCGCGACGCGAGGGGCCGGCGAGGTCGATTCGGCGACAACGACGCCCCAGTCGTAG
- a CDS encoding zinc-binding dehydrogenase — protein sequence MWSKMRVIEAKSFGGPGVLVAGTAPDPVAGTGEVVIDVAAADVMFLDVRLRSGWGTDFFAVRPPYVPGGAVAGVVSAVGKDVDPGWVGKRVATATAASGIGGGLPVGGYAERAPAKAQTLTELPGALDFVHAAALVHDGRAAMAVAGSAAFRPGQPVLITAAGGGLGTLLTQLARSAGATVIAAAHGDTKLDLARRLGASEAIDYEEPGWADQVLGLTGGTGVSAVLDGAGGPIGGDSLGAIAPGGRYLGYGNAAGGFAELDTERAAAAGITVLSLMDITNSGVDWAALGARAFDMAAEGDLEVVVGQTFPLDQAAAAHAAIEARQAVGRTILTM from the coding sequence ATGTGGTCGAAGATGCGGGTGATCGAGGCGAAGTCGTTCGGTGGTCCGGGCGTGCTGGTGGCCGGCACGGCGCCGGATCCGGTGGCCGGGACCGGCGAAGTTGTGATCGATGTCGCGGCGGCGGATGTGATGTTCCTCGACGTGCGGTTGCGCAGCGGATGGGGCACCGACTTCTTCGCCGTCCGCCCGCCGTACGTGCCGGGCGGGGCGGTCGCCGGAGTCGTGTCCGCCGTAGGGAAGGACGTCGATCCGGGATGGGTCGGCAAACGGGTAGCGACCGCCACCGCCGCCAGCGGGATCGGCGGCGGGCTACCCGTCGGCGGCTACGCCGAGCGGGCGCCGGCGAAGGCGCAGACGCTCACCGAACTACCTGGCGCCCTGGACTTCGTGCACGCCGCGGCGCTGGTGCACGACGGCAGGGCCGCGATGGCGGTGGCCGGGAGCGCGGCATTCCGGCCGGGGCAGCCGGTGCTGATCACCGCCGCGGGCGGCGGCTTGGGCACGCTGCTCACCCAGCTGGCGCGGTCGGCCGGGGCCACGGTGATCGCCGCCGCGCACGGGGATACGAAGCTCGACCTGGCGCGTCGGCTGGGCGCGAGCGAGGCGATCGACTACGAGGAACCCGGCTGGGCGGACCAGGTGCTGGGGCTGACCGGCGGTACCGGGGTGTCCGCGGTGCTGGACGGCGCCGGCGGGCCGATCGGCGGGGACTCCCTGGGCGCTATCGCCCCGGGCGGCCGGTATCTCGGATACGGCAACGCGGCAGGCGGCTTCGCGGAACTGGACACCGAACGCGCTGCCGCGGCGGGCATTACCGTCCTGTCCCTGATGGACATCACCAACTCCGGCGTGGACTGGGCGGCACTGGGAGCGCGAGCTTTCGACATGGCTGCCGAGGGAGATTTGGAAGTCGTTGTCGGCCAGACCTTCCCGCTCGATCAGGCCGCCGCCGCCCATGCCGCCATCGAGGCTCGGCAGGCCGTGGGGCGCACGATTCTGACGATGTGA
- a CDS encoding nitroreductase family deazaflavin-dependent oxidoreductase gives MADLFVNVLRAHQWLYEKSDGLVGHRLLFGNPTLLLRTVGRKTGLARTNALTYAQDGQDYLVTASKGGAPEPPGWLANLKAKPDNEIQVGKRRIPVTARATYPDDPDYARRWKLVDKVNHGRYTQYQTKTDRKIAVVVLTPRNA, from the coding sequence GTGGCGGATCTGTTCGTGAACGTGTTGCGGGCGCATCAGTGGTTGTACGAGAAGTCGGACGGGCTGGTGGGGCATCGGCTGCTGTTCGGGAATCCGACCTTGTTGCTGCGGACGGTCGGGCGCAAGACGGGGCTGGCGCGGACCAACGCGCTGACCTATGCGCAGGACGGTCAGGACTATCTGGTCACCGCCTCCAAGGGCGGGGCGCCCGAGCCGCCGGGATGGCTGGCCAACCTGAAGGCCAAGCCCGACAACGAGATCCAGGTGGGCAAGCGACGGATACCGGTTACGGCCCGGGCGACCTATCCCGACGATCCCGACTACGCGCGCCGGTGGAAGCTGGTCGACAAGGTCAACCACGGGCGCTACACCCAGTACCAGACCAAGACCGACCGCAAGATCGCGGTCGTGGTGCTGACCCCGCGCAACGCCTGA
- a CDS encoding helix-turn-helix transcriptional regulator, with the protein MGVDMFPGVKDPTPRDHLAVELADEQLNLVLGLRAVRVDSGMSISDVAEAMGVDPSQVSRFESGATNPTMSTVRRYAKVVGAIFRVTTSSWSEDRTNRVRAAVDAWVSSDPSSDEEYEQWTTKSRPLIRQAVDESR; encoded by the coding sequence ATGGGCGTCGACATGTTCCCTGGTGTCAAGGACCCGACACCGCGCGATCATCTGGCTGTCGAGCTTGCTGATGAGCAGCTCAATCTGGTCCTCGGCCTTCGGGCTGTGCGTGTAGACAGTGGCATGAGTATCAGCGATGTAGCGGAAGCCATGGGCGTCGACCCGTCTCAGGTGTCGCGTTTCGAAAGTGGTGCTACCAATCCGACGATGTCGACAGTCCGCCGGTACGCCAAGGTAGTTGGCGCGATCTTCCGGGTGACGACGAGCAGTTGGAGCGAAGACCGTACCAACCGTGTGAGGGCAGCAGTCGACGCATGGGTCAGTTCCGATCCATCGTCGGATGAAGAGTACGAGCAGTGGACGACCAAGTCGAGGCCGCTGATCCGACAGGCAGTCGATGAGTCTCGCTGA
- a CDS encoding ATP synthase F0F1 subunit delta, with translation MNHPTSLLAEGIYHISFDWPVFFSQLFGFAVIIFVAVKWIVPPVKSLMARSQDMVRRQLEESERAAARLTEAKQAYDSALAQAEVELEVMRAEARADAGHIIAQMREAAAAEVERVRKQGRAQIFQLRRQMVSDLEADLAAAMLELTEEKVRDQAASARAKSESIEKFLEDLEALANSGSGAQRQVQQRRN, from the coding sequence ATGAACCATCCCACCAGCCTGCTCGCCGAGGGCATCTACCACATCAGCTTCGACTGGCCGGTGTTCTTCAGCCAGCTGTTCGGATTCGCGGTCATCATCTTCGTGGCCGTGAAATGGATTGTCCCACCGGTCAAATCGCTGATGGCACGCTCCCAGGACATGGTCCGCAGGCAGCTCGAGGAGAGCGAGCGGGCGGCCGCCAGGCTCACCGAGGCCAAGCAGGCCTACGACAGCGCGCTGGCTCAGGCGGAGGTCGAACTCGAGGTGATGCGGGCCGAGGCCCGGGCCGACGCCGGGCACATCATCGCGCAGATGCGCGAGGCCGCCGCCGCCGAGGTCGAGCGGGTCCGCAAGCAGGGCCGCGCCCAGATCTTCCAGCTGCGCCGCCAGATGGTCAGCGACCTGGAGGCCGACCTCGCCGCCGCGATGCTGGAGCTGACCGAGGAGAAGGTCCGCGACCAGGCCGCCTCCGCCCGGGCGAAGTCGGAGAGCATCGAGAAATTCCTCGAAGACCTGGAGGCCCTGGCCAATTCGGGCTCCGGCGCCCAGCGCCAGGTCCAGCAGCGCCGCAACTGA
- a CDS encoding F0F1 ATP synthase subunit B: MSPRTDVAAEGNFLIPNGTFFAELAIFLIVLGIIWFFVVPPIRKVLAEREQRVSETTTASKEAKEVFAEADARYQTALEQARAEAAEIRNQARAEGRAILEEMRGEAQREADGIVAESEAQLRAQADQVAAELRQEVEPLAQSLADRVVGGDDRHAGSGSGHRTGRASS; this comes from the coding sequence ATGTCTCCGCGAACAGATGTGGCCGCCGAGGGGAATTTCCTCATCCCCAACGGCACCTTCTTCGCCGAGCTGGCGATCTTCCTGATCGTGCTCGGGATCATCTGGTTCTTCGTCGTTCCGCCGATCCGGAAGGTGCTGGCGGAGCGCGAACAGCGGGTCTCCGAGACCACGACCGCCAGTAAGGAGGCCAAGGAGGTGTTCGCCGAGGCCGACGCCCGCTATCAGACCGCGCTGGAGCAGGCGCGCGCCGAGGCCGCCGAAATCCGTAACCAGGCGCGCGCCGAGGGCCGGGCCATACTCGAGGAGATGCGCGGCGAGGCGCAGCGGGAGGCCGACGGCATCGTCGCCGAATCGGAGGCACAGCTGCGCGCGCAGGCGGATCAGGTAGCCGCCGAGCTCCGCCAGGAGGTCGAGCCGCTGGCCCAGTCGCTGGCCGACCGCGTAGTGGGCGGCGACGATCGGCACGCCGGATCCGGATCCGGCCATCGAACAGGACGGGCGTCGTCATGA
- a CDS encoding F0F1 ATP synthase subunit C, which produces MADPTTATIVQGALIGGGLIMAGGAIGAGIGDGLAGSALIDGVARQPEAEGRLRGNFFLTVGLVEAAYFINLAFMALFVFATPGK; this is translated from the coding sequence ATGGCAGATCCAACCACCGCGACCATCGTCCAGGGCGCCCTCATCGGCGGCGGCCTCATCATGGCGGGCGGCGCCATCGGCGCCGGCATCGGTGACGGCCTCGCGGGTTCCGCCCTGATCGACGGCGTCGCCCGGCAGCCCGAGGCCGAGGGCCGGTTGCGCGGCAACTTCTTTCTGACCGTCGGACTGGTCGAGGCCGCGTACTTCATCAACCTGGCCTTCATGGCGCTGTTCGTCTTCGCGACTCCCGGTAAGTAA